Genomic segment of Triticum aestivum cultivar Chinese Spring chromosome 6A, IWGSC CS RefSeq v2.1, whole genome shotgun sequence:
AAGTACCCTAAACGATTTTAGAATGATAAGCTTCAGTCCTCCAATGCGGAAGTAATTGTGCATCATTCACATACCAGCAGCTTCAAAACATCAAAGTCCTTGAAATACTTCCACGATATTCTGTCCTTCAAATCATGTGTGTAAATAACCTAGACGTGTTCTGCCTGTACAATCTATCTGTAGAGAACAAAAACTAACACGATTGAAGATTACATTAGCGTAGGTCAGATAAATGAAGCAATAAAACATTATTTTGTACACCATGATGTTCCTTTTAGCTAGAAACTGTTATTTACAAATTGTTGGACTGTACGTGTCATCTCATTTTTGCTTACCTTTCTAAACTTACAGTGCTGACTTTGCTACTTTTTATTCCCCGTTTGCTTGAAGGTCATAGCAGCAGCGGTTGCAAGTGATCCTGAAAAGTACAACGAAGCATTTCTTGGGAAACCAAATGAAGCATATTGTGCTTGGATTATGGACCCTGATAAGTGGGGAGGTGAGTTTCAGTGCTATGATTCATGTGCAGCAATATCGATGATGAAACTACTTAGTTTGAAATGCTCATGTACAATTTTGTTTGAAGACTGGTAGCGATGCAGTCATATCATGTCCCAGAATTTGCATTAGACATCCTCTTTGCCCCAAGAGAAAAACATAATATCGGGACCTTATCCTAAGAAAATTGCCATGACTCAAGAACTCAGCATTCCTCGTTAGGCATCTCTACCATAAAACTATAAGCCTCCATTAGTAATATACTACTACCCCCGTaactaaatataagatgtttttgcagttcAGTCATTTAGTTATGGAGGTAGTAGTATTAGTTCATATTTCATATGTTCTTGTTCTTGTGGTGCAAAGCAACCACTTGTAACATGACGCACTCCAGTTGGTCAGTGGAGGTGTATCTGTTCTACATCTGTTACAGGCATAAACACTAATTTTCATATAAGTTTTTCTTTGATGGCGGTTTTCATTAGATGTCAGTGTGTGCTGCTGCTTAGTTCACTAATTCACCTTTTTTTTTCGTTGTAAAGGTGCCATAGAACTTTCAATTCTGTCAGAATATTATGGGCGTGAAATTGCTGCATATGACATCCAGACAACACGATGTGATCTGTATGGTCAGGTCGGTGGCTCTATATGTTTACTTCTGTTTGTTCAGAATCTTTTGCTAGTTCTTAGCTTTACATCCGCTGATACAGGGGAAGAACTACAATGAGAGGGCAATGCTCATTTATGATGGGTTGCATTACGATGCTTTAGCAGTAAGTTTTTGTGATAGCAACTCACACGATTGAAAACGACACAATGCGGTATTAACTAATTTTATCTGTTTTTATCAACAAAAATTCAGACGTCTCCAGCTGAAGGGGCACCAGAAGAATTTGATCAGACCATCTACGTTGTTGACCAGAACCGCTCAATTGGTCCAG
This window contains:
- the LOC123132396 gene encoding OVARIAN TUMOR DOMAIN-containing deubiquitinating enzyme 2; protein product: MDGVVVRRVIPSDNSCLFNAVGYVMEHNKNKASELRQVIAAAVASDPEKYNEAFLGKPNEAYCAWIMDPDKWGGAIELSILSEYYGREIAAYDIQTTRCDLYGQGKNYNERAMLIYDGLHYDALATSPAEGAPEEFDQTIYVVDQNRSIGPVEGLALNLAKEAHRKRSYTDTANFTLRCGVCQIGVIGQKEAVEHAQATGHVNFQEYK